Within Armatimonadota bacterium, the genomic segment ATTGGTGGCGGGCCTGCTGACGGCCTGGCCCTTCATGATGGCCGTGGAGGTCTTCCTGGGCGTCAAGGTGGCCCACGTCCTGCCGCCGGCCCTGGCCCTCGGGCTGCTGGCCCTCGCCGCCCGCCCGGCGTCGAGCCCCCAGGCGGCGGTGCGGGCGGCGTGGGCGTGGCTCGACCGCCCGCTGCGCCTGCGGACGGCGGCGGTGGCCCTGCTCGTCGGCGTGGCCGCCGTGATCCTGCTGGCGCGCAGCGGGAACTTCGGCCTGCCCGTGCTCGCGCTGGAGGAACGGCTGCGGCTGTTGCTGGAGCAGGCGCTCGTGGCCCGCCCGCGGACCAAGGAGTTCCTCATCGGCCATCCGGCCCTCGTCCTGGCCGGGAGTGCGGCCGCGCTCGGCCTGCGCGGGTGGGCGCTCCCGCTGGCGGCCGTGGGGGCGATCGGGCAGGCGGGCATGATCAACTCCTTCTCCCACCTGCACACGCCGCTGGTCATCGTGCTGTGGCGCACGCTGAACGCGCTGGTCCTGGGCTCCCTGCTCGGCGGGGCGGCCGCCCTCCTGCTGGTGGGGATGGGCCGGCGGGTCGGACTCTTGCCCTCGCCCCCCGAGCCGCTGCCGGTGCGGGCCGCGCCGCCGCCCGCGCCGTAACCGGAGTGCCTCGCGAGGAAATCGTCCTCTCCGGCTACTACGGCTTCGGCAACCTGGGCGACGAGGCGGTGCTGTCCGCCACGATCCGCACCCTGCGCGCCCGGCTCGGAGACCTGCCCGTCACCGTCCTCTCGGCCCGGCCGGCCGAGACCGCCGCCACCCACGGTGTGGCGGCGGTCCACCGCACCGACCCGCGCGCGGTGTGGCGGGCGCTCGGCCGCGCCCGCCTCTTCCTCTCCGGCGGCGGGTCGCTCCTGCAGGACGCCACGAGCGCCCGCAGCGCGCTCTACTACCTGGGCGTCCTGGCGCTGGCCACGGCGCGCGTCCCGCGGACGATGGTCTACGCCCAGGGGGTCGGGCCGCTGCGCCGGGGCTGGGTACGGTGGCTCGTCCGGCGGGTGCTGGACCGCGTGGACGTCGTGACCGTGCGCGACGCCGACTCCCGCTCGCTCCTGGCGGCCCTCAGGGTGCGCCGCAGCCCCACCCTGGTCGCCGATCCGGTCTGGCTGCTCGACCCCGCGCCCCCCGAAGCTCTCGCGCCTCGCCTGCGCTCGGTCGGGGTGGGGGAGGGGGAACCGCTCCTCCTGGTGGCCGTGCGCCCTTGGAGCGGCGACCGGTTCGTGGGGGCGCTGGAGGCGGGGCTCCGGGAGGCGGCGCGGCGGCTGGGGGCCCGAGTGGTGGCGCTCCCCTTCCAGCGCGGCCGTGACCTGGCGCTCTCCACCCGGGTGGCCGCAGCCGCCGGCGGGGTCCTCCTCGACCCGCCGCCCGTCCCGGAGGAGGTGCTGGCCCTGGCGGCCCGGGCGACGGCGGTGGTGGGGCTGCGGCTGCACGCCCTGATCCTGGCGGCCCGGGCGGGCACCCCGCTCGTCGGCCTGGCCTACGACCCCAAGGTTGGGGCCCTCTGCCGGGAGCTCGGCCTCCCCGACCCGCTGCCGCTGGCGGTGGAGCCGGACGCCCTGGCGGGGGCGGTGGTGGCCGCCGCCACCGACGC encodes:
- the csaB gene encoding polysaccharide pyruvyl transferase CsaB, whose amino-acid sequence is MPREEIVLSGYYGFGNLGDEAVLSATIRTLRARLGDLPVTVLSARPAETAATHGVAAVHRTDPRAVWRALGRARLFLSGGGSLLQDATSARSALYYLGVLALATARVPRTMVYAQGVGPLRRGWVRWLVRRVLDRVDVVTVRDADSRSLLAALRVRRSPTLVADPVWLLDPAPPEALAPRLRSVGVGEGEPLLLVAVRPWSGDRFVGALEAGLREAARRLGARVVALPFQRGRDLALSTRVAAAAGGVLLDPPPVPEEVLALAARATAVVGLRLHALILAARAGTPLVGLAYDPKVGALCRELGLPDPLPLAVEPDALAGAVVAAATDAAVRARLRSALPAMQARAAAAGELAARLYAGAAPRGRGIPFLGPE